The genomic stretch GCCGCACAGTCTGCGCGGCGTTGTTGATCAGAATGTCCAGCGGCCCGGCCGCGGCGACGGAGTCGGCGAGCGCGATGACCTGCGCCGGGTCACGCAGGTCGATGCCGACGATGCGCAGTCGGTGCAGCCAGTCGGCGCTGTCCTGCATGGCGCTGAACCGGCGCACCGCGTCGGACGGGAAGCGGGTGGTGATGGTGGTGTGCGCGCCGTCGCGCAGCAGGCGCAACGCGATGTACATACCGATCTTGGCCCGCCCACCGGTGAGCAACGCACGCTTCCCGGTCAGGTCGGCGTGCGCGTCGCGGCGGGCCCGGTTGAACGCCGCGCACGACGGACAGAGCTGGTGGTAGAACGCGTCCACCTCGACGTAGCGGACCTTGCAGATGTAGCAACCGCGCGCCCGGTTGAGGATCCCGGCCAGGTCGGTGGCGGTCTGCGTGGCCAACCCGAATGCACCGGCGGTCTCGTCATCGATGCGGCCCGGCGCCCCGGTGGCGGTGGCGGCGGTGACCGCGTCGTCCTCGGCGCGGATGCGGGCCTGGCGTTCCGCGCGTCGGCGCTCCTTGACCGTCTTGAAGACGCCACCCACCGCCAGGCGCAGCGCCACCGCATCCGGGTGCTCCGGCGGAAGCGCCTCGACCTCAGCGATCACCGCCAGGGCCTGCGCCAGTCGTTCGGGGTCGATGCCGTCCACCGAGCGATTTTGTCAGTACGAGGGATCGCTCCGGTCCCGGGCGGCCGGCGCCGTCCCCGGCGGGGTCGCGACGAACTGGCCGACCTGCTCGGTCTGCCACTCCGAGACCAGCGTGCGATGGGCGATCCGCCAGCGGGCAGCGGGGCGGTCCTCGAACCGGTCGACGTACCGGGCGCCGAACACGCGCAGCGCACCGCCGCCCTTGGTCACGTGGTAGGCGACCAGGTAGCTCTCCACGATGGCGACGCCACCGTCGGCGGCAATGGAGATGTTCGACAGCGTGTGCATGGTGGAGTCGAAGCGTTCGGCCAGCACGCCGAGGACCCAGGGGACGTACTCATCGACGCTGCCCCGGAAGGAATCACCGTGATCGTCGAAGCCGTCGTCATGGTAGGCCGAGCGGATCAGCTCGGCGTCTCTGCGGTCGATGCCGCGGCAATACCGGTGCAGGGCCGCGGTGATCTGCCGCTCCACATCGATCGACGGATCTCTCATGCCGGTTCGAGAACCACCTGAAGCCTCGTCAGATTGTGTTGAACCAAATTCGGCATCCATGAGCCACAGTCCTCCCCCGGTGCCAACGCCAGCGCACTGGTACGGCGCAACAACACCTCGATAGCAATCCGTGCTTCCGCGCGGGCCAACGGCGCACCCAGGCAGAAGTGTGGGCCCTGGGCGAAGGACAGATGGCGCCTGCCCTCGGCCGCCCGGTCCAATCGCACCTCGTCAGCAGCCGGCCATTGGTCCGGGTCGCGATTGGCCGCCGCGTAGAGCAACCAGA from Sporichthyaceae bacterium encodes the following:
- a CDS encoding nuclear transport factor 2 family protein: MRDPSIDVERQITAALHRYCRGIDRRDAELIRSAYHDDGFDDHGDSFRGSVDEYVPWVLGVLAERFDSTMHTLSNISIAADGGVAIVESYLVAYHVTKGGGALRVFGARYVDRFEDRPAARWRIAHRTLVSEWQTEQVGQFVATPPGTAPAARDRSDPSY